A stretch of the Carassius carassius chromosome 50, fCarCar2.1, whole genome shotgun sequence genome encodes the following:
- the LOC132133039 gene encoding prisilkin-39-like, with the protein MGRLTVLFLCMALVVSGEAKRGSGSKGGLGWGKSSGSSNKGGSSTGTQGSSSNKGTSSRGGTHSAPGNYPRQPQVPNQNPPPYPGTGGGYPPQGRYPPAGSNPGQGYPNQGSYPGRGGNPPQGGNPAQGGYPAQGGYPQGNYPGRSGYPAQGGYPGGGSYPGAGSNPNRYPGQAGGYGNPYPAGGSYPGYPVRGGSSPNQFGGGVAGAGAGGHPGAGQYPYWNPNNKIMSPSYGGNYGGYGQGGRSPFAQSVQNMGMAPSYKSQGFGKQAIMAAGVGAVAGMALGYGLGSFPRPRFSFHNPQEEYYYNNYMYKRYGQPPPDGSVNGNTDSQGRSPGDAGSTSAGQGNINPHDIFQNPPPQSYDSFMDKCIKRNDLLREKTDGRSRRSIDFVEAQAADVDDDTGAQENSTSNNSTAERDPARNSSFEMSSPPETPSESQKQTQERIPDDDDYDDTVSIMEIGYPVLIEQMKARRCVELYMVYAEQHAEKQMQDRSNSSGDIPGPFNHGVMLLFTSILSLIFSFFLH; encoded by the coding sequence ATGGGTCGCCTAACAGTACTGTTTCTCTGTATGGCTCTTGTGGTGTCAGGTGAGGCCAAACGAGGGAGTGGCAGTAAAGGCGGACTCGGCTGGGGCAAAAGTAGCGGAAGCTCAAACAAAGGTGGAAGCAGCACAGGAACCCAAGGTAGCAGCAGCAATAAAGGCACTTCATCACGTGGTGGGACACACTCGGCCCCTGGAAACTATCCTCGGCAACCTCAAGTACCAAACCAGAATCCACCGCCCTACCCTGGTACTGGTGGTGGGTATCCGCCGCAGGGCAGATATCCACCAGCAGGCTCTAACCCAGGTCAAGGATACCCCAACCAAGGTAGCTACCCAGGACGTGGTGGCAATCCACCCCAAGGTGGCAATCCTGCCCAAGGTGGTTATCCGGCCCAAGGTGGTTACCCACAAGGTAACTACCCAGGGCGTAGTGGTTACCCAGCACAAGGTGGTTACCCAGGGGGAGGATCATATCCAGGAGCAGGTTCGAACCCCAACAGGTACCCCGGACAAGCCGGAGGATATGGAAATCCTTACCCAGCTGGAGGCTCTTATCCAGGTTATCCAGTCCGTGGAGGTTCCAGCCCTAACCAGTTTGGTGGAGGTGTTGCAGGAGCAGGTGCAGGTGGACATCCAGGAGCGGGACAATATCCTTACTGGAACCCCAACAACAAAATCATGAGCCCAAGCTACGGTGGCAACTACGGTGGTTATGGACAGGGCGGCAGATCACCTTTCGCCCAGTCAGTGCAGAACATGGGTATGGCCCCTTCATATAAATCACAGGGTTTTGGCAAGCAGGCAATTATGGCGGCTGGGGTTGGGGCAGTGGCTGGTATGGCTCTGGGATACGGCCTCGGAAGTTTCCCCCGCCCCCGTTTTAGTTTCCACAACCCACAGGAGGAATACTACTACAATAACTACATGTACAAACGTTACGGCCAGCCTCCTCCTGATGGTAGCGTGAATGGGAACACTGACTCTCAAGGTCGAAGCCCAGGCGATGCTGGATCGACTTCTGCCGGACAAGGAAACATTAACCCTCATGACATCTTCCAGAATCCTCCACCGCAGTCCTATGATAGCTTCATGGACAAGTGTATAAAGAGGAATGACTTGCTCCGAGAGAAAACAGATGGAAGATCGAGAAGATCCATTGACTTTGTTGAGGCTCAAGCAGCAGATGTAGACGATGATACTGGTGCTCAAGAAAACAGCACAAGCAACAATAGCACTGCAGAAAGAGACCCAGCCAGAAACTCTTCATTTGAAATGTCAAGCCCACCTGAAACGCCAAGTGAATCTCAAAAGCAAACCCAGGAAAGAATacctgatgatgatgattatgatgacaCAGTTAGCATTATGGAGATCGGCTATCCTGTGCTGATTGAGCAAATGAAAGCACGCCGTTGTGTCGAGCTCTACATGGTCTATGCTGAACAGCATGCAGAAAAACAGATGCAAGATCGCAGTAACAGTAGTGGTGACATACCTGGACCCTTCAACCATGGAGTCATGCTACTCTTTACTAGCATTCTGTCGCTTATCTTCAGTTTCTTTCTACACTGA